One Danio aesculapii chromosome 22, fDanAes4.1, whole genome shotgun sequence genomic window carries:
- the LOC130215942 gene encoding gastrula zinc finger protein XlCGF7.1-like produces MNRGNKKCLTCTECEKSLRCKPSLHFHMRIHTGEKQFTCTQCGKSFAQSANLKIHMRIHTGEKPYTCTPCEKSFSRSEYLKSHLQIHIGHKTHRCEQCGKTFMRVSELKNHLRVHTKEKPYSCSECGKSFAQLAHLRRHQKIHTGVKEYMCFECEKTFITAGELKKHQRIHTGEKPYTCDQCLKSFTQLSHVKRHMKIHTGEKQHT; encoded by the coding sequence atgaacaGAGGAAACAAGAAATGTCTCACCTGCACTGAGTGTGAAAAGAGTTTGAGATGCAAACCAAGTTTGCATtttcacatgaggattcacactggagaaaaacagttcacatgtactcagtgtgggaagagttttgcaCAATCAGCAAACCTTAAAATACACATgcggattcacactggagagaaaccatacacatgtACTCCGTGTGAGAAGAGTTTTAGTCGATCAGAGTACCTTAAATCACACCTGCAGATCCACATCGGACACAAAACACACAGATGTGAACAATGCGGCAAAACATTTATGAGGGTTTCAGAGCTGAAGAATCATCTTAGAGTTCACACTAAAGAGAAACCGTATTcatgctctgagtgtggaaagagttttgcacAGCTGGCACATTTAAGACgtcatcagaagatccacactggtgtaaAAGAGTacatgtgctttgagtgtgagaagacttttattacagctggaGAATTGAAAaagcaccagaggattcacactggggagaagccGTACACATGTGATCAGTGTCTGAAGAGTTTCACACAGTTGTCGCATGTTAAGAgacacatgaaaatccacactggagaaaagcagCACACATGA